A genome region from Bemisia tabaci chromosome 3, PGI_BMITA_v3 includes the following:
- the LOC109039774 gene encoding OV-16 antigen isoform X2, producing the protein MKVLGFYASFVYWTGIYSLAASSDVLNPIPEFEQSWLLKERIVPDLVSVIPRHSLIVTYEKAIVHFGNLMDKFDILDAPIHVAWPSKNNTFYTLIATGSDPPKKLATVTPEYLHWVLGNIPGKEWGEGENIKKYQGLLTGFHFVKTKQMKSLGTSQQRIFQKLMILGIRLLSITAFSILM; encoded by the exons atgaaGGTATTAGGATTCTACGCCTCATTTGTTTACTGGACTGGAATATATAGTTTGGCGGCATCGTCGGATGTACTCAATCCGATTCCTGAATTTGAGCAGAGTTGGCTACTGAAAGAGCGGATAGTTCCGGATTTGGTATCAGTCATTCCGCGGCATTCCCTAATA GTAACATATGAGAAAGCAATTGTGCATTTTGGGAATTTGATGGAtaaatttgatattttagaCGCCCCAATTCATGTAGCCTGGCCATCGAAGAATAACACTTTTTATACTCTGATTGCAACTG GATCAGATCCCCCAAAAAAGTTAGCAACAGTTACTCCAGAATACCTTCACTGGGTTCTTGGAAATATACCCGGGAAGGAGTGGGGAGAGGGTGAAAATATAAAGAAATATCAAGGATTGCTAACTGGATTTCATTTTG TGAAAACAAAGCAGATGAAGAGCCTTGGCACTTCTCAacaaagaatttttcaaaaacttatgaTCTTGGGGATCCGATTGCTCTCAATTACTGCGTTCTCGATTTTAATGTGA
- the LOC109036289 gene encoding protein D2 isoform X2, protein MPRTLYKDADYPSRENRSQSCYLHWLLGNVPDSNDEYPLPDIFECKHMTRYQGPAPARGTGLHRYIFLVYKQKGKVRFKEPDLYPDDGDDDRVNFSPRDFARKYHLGKPWAVSFYLAEWVQPPPSTTYEPWDFTPETEGPGVGDWSIEEHDEYLDQEREKERKKEIERKKDGKNSK, encoded by the exons ATGCCCAGAACACTTTATAAAG ACGCGGACTACCCCTCTCGTGAGAACCGATCGCAATCTTGTTACCTGCATTGGCTGCTAGGAAACGTGCCAGACTCAAATGATGAGTATCCGCTTCCTGATATATTTGAGTGTAAACACATGACCAGATACCAGGGACCAGCACCAGCCAGAGGAACGG GCCTGCACAGATACATCTTTTTGGTCTACAAGCAGAAAGGAAAAGTGAGGTTTAAGGAGCCGGATTTATATCCCGA CGACGGTGACGACGACCGGGTTAATTTCTCGCCGAGAGATTTTGCTCGAAAGTACCACTTGGGCAAACCATGGGCGGTGTCCTTTTACTTGGCCGAGTGGGTGCAGCCTCCCCCGTCGACCACTTACGAGCCTTGGGACTTCACACCCGAAACTGAGGGCCCGGGTGTCGGCGACTGGAGTATAGAGGAACATGACGAGTATCTCGAtcaagaaagagagaaggaaaggaaaaaagaaatagagaGGAAGAAAGATGGCAAAAACTCAAAATAG
- the LOC109041565 gene encoding OV-16 antigen isoform X2 — protein sequence MHVLSPWFTCSFGQLTPDEKQKFAKFNIYPGITMLPPLNLLKVSYHYKNVETGNYLQTYEITDAPVFLQWPREIGAYYILFLLGPDIPTQDRPLYKYGQHWVIANIAGNRVDDADVLVEYAGLTHHYLKA from the exons atgcatgtattatCTCCATGGTTTACTTGCTCTTTTGGGCAGCTGACGCCTGATGaaaagcaaaaatttgcaaaatttaacataTATCCTGGAATAACAATGCTTCCTCCCCTTAATCTTTTGAAG GTATCATATCACTATAAAAACGTAGAAACAGGAAACTATCTACAAACGTATGAAATTACGGATGCTCCTGTATTTCTACAGTGGCCTCGAGAAATTGGAGCCTACTACATTCTATTTTTATTAG GTCCTGATATTCCCACTCAAGATAGACCGCTCTACAAGTATGGGCAGCACTGGGTCATCGCAAATATTGCTGGTAATAGGGTTGATGATGCAGATGTTCTAGTAGAGTATGCAGGATTAACACATCACTATCTCAAGG cCTAA
- the LOC109041565 gene encoding protein D2 isoform X1 — MHVLSPWFTCSFGQLTPDEKQKFAKFNIYPGITMLPPLNLLKVSYHYKNVETGNYLQTYEITDAPVFLQWPREIGAYYILFLLGPDIPTQDRPLYKYGQHWVIANIAGNRVDDADVLVEYAGLTHHYLKGPHRMVFLVFKQNYNFTMEFDLPRLTKNLSGNERLNFSIQNFVDTYYLGRPVAANFFQVYTY; from the exons atgcatgtattatCTCCATGGTTTACTTGCTCTTTTGGGCAGCTGACGCCTGATGaaaagcaaaaatttgcaaaatttaacataTATCCTGGAATAACAATGCTTCCTCCCCTTAATCTTTTGAAG GTATCATATCACTATAAAAACGTAGAAACAGGAAACTATCTACAAACGTATGAAATTACGGATGCTCCTGTATTTCTACAGTGGCCTCGAGAAATTGGAGCCTACTACATTCTATTTTTATTAG GTCCTGATATTCCCACTCAAGATAGACCGCTCTACAAGTATGGGCAGCACTGGGTCATCGCAAATATTGCTGGTAATAGGGTTGATGATGCAGATGTTCTAGTAGAGTATGCAGGATTAACACATCACTATCTCAAGG GTCCTCATCGAATGGTGTTCTTAGTTTTCAAACAAAACTATAATTTTACAATGGAGTTTGATTTACCGAGGCTGACAAAGAA cCTAAGCGGAAATGAGCGACTGAATTTTTCCATCCAAAATTTTGTGGATACATATTATCTAGGGAGACCTGTGGCTGCAAATTTCTTTCAAGTTTACACATACTAA
- the LOC109039774 gene encoding protein D1 isoform X1, whose amino-acid sequence MKVLGFYASFVYWTGIYSLAASSDVLNPIPEFEQSWLLKERIVPDLVSVIPRHSLIVTYEKAIVHFGNLMDKFDILDAPIHVAWPSKNNTFYTLIATGSDPPKKLATVTPEYLHWVLGNIPGKEWGEGENIKKYQGLLTGFHFGIYRLVFFMFEQPRKILNMTVNLVRSENKADEEPWHFSTKNFSKTYDLGDPIALNYCVLDFNVTMPWDDFTET is encoded by the exons atgaaGGTATTAGGATTCTACGCCTCATTTGTTTACTGGACTGGAATATATAGTTTGGCGGCATCGTCGGATGTACTCAATCCGATTCCTGAATTTGAGCAGAGTTGGCTACTGAAAGAGCGGATAGTTCCGGATTTGGTATCAGTCATTCCGCGGCATTCCCTAATA GTAACATATGAGAAAGCAATTGTGCATTTTGGGAATTTGATGGAtaaatttgatattttagaCGCCCCAATTCATGTAGCCTGGCCATCGAAGAATAACACTTTTTATACTCTGATTGCAACTG GATCAGATCCCCCAAAAAAGTTAGCAACAGTTACTCCAGAATACCTTCACTGGGTTCTTGGAAATATACCCGGGAAGGAGTGGGGAGAGGGTGAAAATATAAAGAAATATCAAGGATTGCTAACTGGATTTCATTTTG GAATTTATAGAttagtttttttcatgtttgagCAACCGAGAAAAATCCTGAACATGACGGTAAATTTAGTAAGGAG TGAAAACAAAGCAGATGAAGAGCCTTGGCACTTCTCAacaaagaatttttcaaaaacttatgaTCTTGGGGATCCGATTGCTCTCAATTACTGCGTTCTCGATTTTAATGTGACAATGCCATGGGATGATTTTACAGAGACTTAA
- the LOC109041570 gene encoding protein D2 isoform X2, giving the protein MMEAPVEVTWPAKDDFYYTLFMIGPDSRVREQPIDRNWLHWLVTNIKGNDVGNGDEIAEYCGSLAGYEIGLHRLIYVAFENPSGKKVKLDLKRIDEEAPYEKRTKFDLLNFTKQYGMHKPVAANFAVLDLEFRLPGQ; this is encoded by the exons ATGATGGAAGCGCCTGTGGAGGTCACCTGGCCTGCGAAGGATGATTTCTACTACACTCTTTTTATGATAG GTCCCGATTCCCGAGTTCGTGAACAGCCAATTGATAGAAACTGGCTCCACTGGCTAGTGACAAATATTAAAGGAAACGACGTAGGAAATGGCGACGAAATAGCAGAGTACTGTGGGTCTCTTGCAGGATACGAAATTG GTCTCCATCGGTTAATTTACGTCGCATTTGAAAATCCAAGCGGGAAGAAAGTCAAATTGGACTTGAAGCGTATTGATGAAGA AGCACCCTACGAAAAACGTACAAAGTTTGATCTTCTGAACTTCACCAAACAATACGGTATGCATAAGCCGGTAGCTGCAAATTTCGCTGTCCTCGATCTTGAGTTTAGACTGCCCGGTCAGTGA
- the LOC109036289 gene encoding protein D1 isoform X1, whose protein sequence is MHSPILLIRWWNFNGCVLISLVNSVWSWEHPNFTVPVYQDKPKEEIAAALKKHKIVPEVIPRCPEHFIKATYTTDIAKNCTIGLGNILNPNLLDCFPFQLQWHTENGTLYTLMFIDADYPSRENRSQSCYLHWLLGNVPDSNDEYPLPDIFECKHMTRYQGPAPARGTGLHRYIFLVYKQKGKVRFKEPDLYPDDGDDDRVNFSPRDFARKYHLGKPWAVSFYLAEWVQPPPSTTYEPWDFTPETEGPGVGDWSIEEHDEYLDQEREKERKKEIERKKDGKNSK, encoded by the exons ATGCATTCGCCCATTTTACTTATTAGGTGGTGGAATTTCAATGGCTGCGTACTGATAAGTCTTGTGAATTCAGTATGGTCTTGGGAGCATCCAAATTTTACCGTCCCCGTTTATCAAGACAAACCAAAAGAGGAAATCGCAGCTGCTCTGAAGAAGCACAAAATCGTCCCTGAAGTGATACCACGATGCCCAGAACACTTTATAAAG GCGACCTATACAACTGATATCgcaaaaaattgtacaattggCCTGGGAAATATCCTTAATCCTAACCTTTTGGACTGTTTCCCCTTCCAACTCCAGTGGCACACTGAAAATGGAACTTTATACACCTTAATGTTTATAG ACGCGGACTACCCCTCTCGTGAGAACCGATCGCAATCTTGTTACCTGCATTGGCTGCTAGGAAACGTGCCAGACTCAAATGATGAGTATCCGCTTCCTGATATATTTGAGTGTAAACACATGACCAGATACCAGGGACCAGCACCAGCCAGAGGAACGG GCCTGCACAGATACATCTTTTTGGTCTACAAGCAGAAAGGAAAAGTGAGGTTTAAGGAGCCGGATTTATATCCCGA CGACGGTGACGACGACCGGGTTAATTTCTCGCCGAGAGATTTTGCTCGAAAGTACCACTTGGGCAAACCATGGGCGGTGTCCTTTTACTTGGCCGAGTGGGTGCAGCCTCCCCCGTCGACCACTTACGAGCCTTGGGACTTCACACCCGAAACTGAGGGCCCGGGTGTCGGCGACTGGAGTATAGAGGAACATGACGAGTATCTCGAtcaagaaagagagaaggaaaggaaaaaagaaatagagaGGAAGAAAGATGGCAAAAACTCAAAATAG
- the LOC109041567 gene encoding uncharacterized protein isoform X3, which produces MSFGNSFTPDEIRKPPIFLDWPINGTKALYCLLAIGIDVPNEKKPKLRDFRHWFVGNIPGTDIAKGRTYLPYIGAGDFLDQGSHRIVFVVFQQPGSRRIKFYEKKLTKMVPINRARGNSSTLKFAEKYSLREPVAANFLTVETDVPQSTTDYYAHTTIEVPPDWEGISMNPQMVGLTIPSIPSDEEFEKELKLSRSERRRGKKSKKKVEEEKSGPYADYYEDDDDDDDDEGDEDQVKNEDDESDKEKDNKKSEHENKTEDKKGKENKDEKENENIDKKKKENEAEKKKENENKDKKKKENEDEKKKENEDKRQEENEDKKEKKNKGKKKQEKRKKKKNENKDEI; this is translated from the exons ATGTCTTTCGGAAACAGCTTCACTCCAGATGAAATCAGGAAGCCTCCTATTTTTTTAGACTGGCCAATAAACGGAACAAAAGCGCTTTATTGTTTGCTTGCGATAG GTATAGATGTTCCAAACGAGAAAAAACCAAAGTTGCGGGATTTTAGGCACTGGTTTGTCGGTAACATTCCCGGAACTGACATAGCAAAAGGACGGACGTACCTCCCATATATTGGTGCAGGCGATTTTCTAGACCAAG GTTCACATCGGATTGTATTTGTAGTATTCCAACAACCCGGTAGTAGAAGGatcaaattttacgaaaaaaaactcacaaaaat ggtGCCAATAAATAGGGCAAGAGGGAACTCGTCGACACTGAAGTTTGCCGAAAAATACAGCTTGAGAGAGCCGGTGGCAGCCAACTTCCTCACAGTTGAGACGGATGTGCCTCAGTCAACGACGGACTACTACGCTCATACGACGATCGAAGTGCCCCCAGACTGGGAGGGCATCAGCATGAACCCGCAAATGGTAGGCCTCACCATCCCCTCCATCCCAAGCGACGAGGAGTTCGAGAAGGAACTGAAGCTGAGCAGGAGTGAAAGACGAAGAGGGAAGAAGTCGAAGAAGAAGgtggaggaagaaaaatcaggaccTTACGCTGATTATTATGaagatgacgatgacgatgatgatgatgagggAGATGAAGATCAAGTTAAGAATGAGGACGATGAGAGTGACAAAgaaaaagacaataaaaaaagtGAACATGAAAATAAGACGGAGGATAAaaagggaaaggaaaataaagatgaaaaggaaaatgaaaatatagacaaaaagaaaaaagaaaatgaagctgaaaagaaaaaagaaaatgaaaataaagataaaaagaaaaaggaaaatgaagatgaaaagaaaaaggaaaatgaagacaaaaggcaggaggaaaatgaagataaaaaggaaaagaaaaataaaggtaaaaagaaacaggaaaagagaaagaaaaagaaaaatgaaaataaagatgaaatttaa
- the LOC109041570 gene encoding protein D3 isoform X1 gives MGTHFLTALPSILNFRHLCIILVVLNQIFSTLSHTGDDILQFKLQTSNIVPLIIPIMPQHELSIVYKHTTVKCGNKINGYEMMEAPVEVTWPAKDDFYYTLFMIGPDSRVREQPIDRNWLHWLVTNIKGNDVGNGDEIAEYCGSLAGYEIGLHRLIYVAFENPSGKKVKLDLKRIDEEAPYEKRTKFDLLNFTKQYGMHKPVAANFAVLDLEFRLPGQ, from the exons ATGGGAACCCATTTTTTGACAGCTTTACCTTCAATTCTGAACTTCCGTCACCTTTGTATCATCCTGGTCGTATTAAACCAAATATTTTCTACACTTTCTCACACCGGAGATGACATTTTACAGTTCAAGCTTCAAACCAGTAATATAGTGCCACTAATCATACCCATCATGCCGCAGCATGAACTTTCG ATAGTATACAAACACACGACAGTGAAATGCGGGAATAAGATTAATGGGTACGAAATGATGGAAGCGCCTGTGGAGGTCACCTGGCCTGCGAAGGATGATTTCTACTACACTCTTTTTATGATAG GTCCCGATTCCCGAGTTCGTGAACAGCCAATTGATAGAAACTGGCTCCACTGGCTAGTGACAAATATTAAAGGAAACGACGTAGGAAATGGCGACGAAATAGCAGAGTACTGTGGGTCTCTTGCAGGATACGAAATTG GTCTCCATCGGTTAATTTACGTCGCATTTGAAAATCCAAGCGGGAAGAAAGTCAAATTGGACTTGAAGCGTATTGATGAAGA AGCACCCTACGAAAAACGTACAAAGTTTGATCTTCTGAACTTCACCAAACAATACGGTATGCATAAGCCGGTAGCTGCAAATTTCGCTGTCCTCGATCTTGAGTTTAGACTGCCCGGTCAGTGA
- the LOC109041567 gene encoding uncharacterized protein isoform X1, translating to MFWGTKFYVVVSKVLIIDLIKALADTPDSTSSILEETPQDKKEILEKHKIVPKVLAYMPKYVLSGSFDGKEMSFGNSFTPDEIRKPPIFLDWPINGTKALYCLLAIGIDVPNEKKPKLRDFRHWFVGNIPGTDIAKGRTYLPYIGAGDFLDQGSHRIVFVVFQQPGSRRIKFYEKKLTKMVPINRARGNSSTLKFAEKYSLREPVAANFLTVETDVPQSTTDYYAHTTIEVPPDWEGISMNPQMVGLTIPSIPSDEEFEKELKLSRSERRRGKKSKKKVEEEKSGPYADYYEDDDDDDDDEGDEDQVKNEDDESDKEKDNKKSEHENKTEDKKGKENKDEKENENIDKKKKENEAEKKKENENKDKKKKENEDEKKKENEDKRQEENEDKKEKKNKGKKKQEKRKKKKNENKDEI from the exons ATGTTTTGGGGAACCAAATTTTACGTCGTGGTCTCAAAGGTTTTGATCATTGATTTGATAAAAGCTCTGGCCGATACGCCAGATTCTACCTCCTCGATTCTTGAAGAGACGCCACAAGACAAGAAAGAGATTTTAGAAAAGCATAAAATTGTTCCAAAAGTGTTGGCATATATGCCGAAGTATGTTCTCTCT ggtAGCTTTGATGGCAAAGAGATGTCTTTCGGAAACAGCTTCACTCCAGATGAAATCAGGAAGCCTCCTATTTTTTTAGACTGGCCAATAAACGGAACAAAAGCGCTTTATTGTTTGCTTGCGATAG GTATAGATGTTCCAAACGAGAAAAAACCAAAGTTGCGGGATTTTAGGCACTGGTTTGTCGGTAACATTCCCGGAACTGACATAGCAAAAGGACGGACGTACCTCCCATATATTGGTGCAGGCGATTTTCTAGACCAAG GTTCACATCGGATTGTATTTGTAGTATTCCAACAACCCGGTAGTAGAAGGatcaaattttacgaaaaaaaactcacaaaaat ggtGCCAATAAATAGGGCAAGAGGGAACTCGTCGACACTGAAGTTTGCCGAAAAATACAGCTTGAGAGAGCCGGTGGCAGCCAACTTCCTCACAGTTGAGACGGATGTGCCTCAGTCAACGACGGACTACTACGCTCATACGACGATCGAAGTGCCCCCAGACTGGGAGGGCATCAGCATGAACCCGCAAATGGTAGGCCTCACCATCCCCTCCATCCCAAGCGACGAGGAGTTCGAGAAGGAACTGAAGCTGAGCAGGAGTGAAAGACGAAGAGGGAAGAAGTCGAAGAAGAAGgtggaggaagaaaaatcaggaccTTACGCTGATTATTATGaagatgacgatgacgatgatgatgatgagggAGATGAAGATCAAGTTAAGAATGAGGACGATGAGAGTGACAAAgaaaaagacaataaaaaaagtGAACATGAAAATAAGACGGAGGATAAaaagggaaaggaaaataaagatgaaaaggaaaatgaaaatatagacaaaaagaaaaaagaaaatgaagctgaaaagaaaaaagaaaatgaaaataaagataaaaagaaaaaggaaaatgaagatgaaaagaaaaaggaaaatgaagacaaaaggcaggaggaaaatgaagataaaaaggaaaagaaaaataaaggtaaaaagaaacaggaaaagagaaagaaaaagaaaaatgaaaataaagatgaaatttaa